The following proteins come from a genomic window of Thiothrix winogradskyi:
- a CDS encoding RnfABCDGE type electron transport complex subunit D produces the protein MSKKHIVLHTAPHVKKPQDVPTIMRNVVYALLPIVAFAVYQFGISVLALVIVTTLACLGTERFFNWMGNKPSSLSDWSSTISGILLALTLPPGFPLWMAAVAGIAGIAIGKAVFGGIGYNVFNPALVGRAFVQAAFPVAITTWTPAFFTGRFSEFVPSSLTAPFMMPPETAEWVKQVAVDGFTGATPLSLHKFQHLATSPMELFTGTVAGSAGETSALLILVCGLYLVIRKMMNWQIPAWIFVGVVVTSGVLYLINPDKYADPVFMLFSGGLMLGAMFMASDMVGSPLTPKGVMIYGLLIGFLTVLIRQFGSLSEGIMYAILLGNAATPLIDTWTQPRLFGARRKSA, from the coding sequence ATGAGCAAGAAACACATTGTTCTGCACACAGCACCGCACGTGAAAAAGCCGCAGGATGTGCCAACCATCATGCGCAACGTGGTGTACGCGCTGCTGCCGATTGTGGCGTTCGCGGTGTACCAGTTCGGCATTAGCGTGCTGGCACTGGTGATTGTCACCACGCTGGCTTGCCTTGGTACGGAACGCTTTTTCAACTGGATGGGTAATAAACCCAGCAGCTTGAGCGACTGGTCGTCCACCATCAGCGGGATTTTATTGGCGTTGACCTTGCCACCCGGTTTCCCGCTGTGGATGGCGGCGGTGGCGGGGATTGCCGGGATTGCGATTGGCAAGGCGGTGTTTGGCGGGATTGGTTACAACGTCTTCAATCCGGCATTGGTGGGGCGGGCGTTTGTGCAAGCCGCGTTTCCGGTGGCGATTACCACTTGGACTCCGGCGTTTTTCACGGGGCGTTTCAGCGAGTTTGTACCTTCCAGCCTGACTGCGCCGTTCATGATGCCGCCGGAAACCGCCGAGTGGGTGAAACAGGTGGCGGTGGATGGATTTACCGGAGCTACGCCGCTGAGTTTGCACAAGTTCCAGCACCTTGCTACCAGCCCGATGGAGTTGTTTACGGGTACGGTAGCGGGGTCGGCGGGGGAAACGTCTGCGCTGCTGATTCTGGTGTGTGGGCTGTATCTGGTGATCCGCAAGATGATGAACTGGCAGATTCCGGCGTGGATTTTCGTCGGGGTGGTCGTCACGTCTGGGGTGTTGTACCTGATTAACCCGGACAAATACGCTGACCCGGTATTCATGCTGTTTTCCGGCGGGCTGATGCTGGGGGCAATGTTCATGGCTTCCGACATGGTAGGTTCGCCACTGACACCGAAAGGGGTAATGATCTACGGCTTGCTGATAGGCTTCCTCACAGTACTCATTCGCCAGTTCGGGAGTTTGTCGGAGGGCATTATGTACGCCATTTTGCTGGGCAATGCGGCGACACCGCTGATTGATACCTGGACACAACCACGGCTGTTTGGCGCACGGAGGAAATCCGCATGA
- the rsxC gene encoding electron transport complex subunit RsxC, translating into MLALFEKFRKGRFSHGIHPRYHKDATQGKAIQRLAFPPRLIVPVAQHIGAPAKPVVNVGQEVLRGQIIAEADGFMSVPVHAPATGVVSSIGLMPSAAGPKVLSIVIDVYKASSQYVLYGNPVEPETLDHDELIQRVQATGMAGLGGAAFPSHVKLRIPHGKTAHTLVVNGCECEPYLTCDHRVMLEQPQDLLQGIRYALHITGAKRAIVGIEDNKADAATAIKAALKPDDPITVELVETKYPQGAEKMLLKSLLGVEVPAGGLPIDIGIVVNNVGTLAQLGKLLPKGEGLIERVVTVTGTNVAKAGNYLMPIGTPVRFILEQLGITADHEKVILGGPMMGMSLPSLDVPITKGTSGLLVFQERTFLEGENDTAVFPCIKCSRCVDACPMHLNPAQMGWLAGKRHYAEMESDFHLNSCFECGCCSFVCPSNIPLVQYFRIAKAVNREQKGKA; encoded by the coding sequence ATGCTTGCTCTGTTTGAAAAATTTCGCAAAGGCCGCTTCTCGCACGGCATTCACCCGCGTTACCACAAGGACGCAACGCAGGGGAAGGCGATCCAGCGGCTGGCGTTTCCGCCGCGCCTGATTGTGCCGGTGGCACAACACATCGGCGCACCTGCCAAGCCCGTGGTCAACGTGGGGCAGGAAGTGCTGCGCGGGCAAATCATTGCCGAGGCGGATGGTTTTATGTCCGTCCCGGTACACGCGCCTGCCACGGGTGTGGTCAGCAGCATTGGGCTGATGCCGAGTGCGGCTGGCCCCAAAGTGCTGTCGATTGTGATTGATGTGTACAAAGCCTCTTCCCAGTACGTGCTGTACGGCAATCCGGTCGAGCCGGAAACGCTGGATCACGACGAACTGATCCAGCGGGTGCAAGCCACCGGCATGGCAGGGTTGGGCGGGGCAGCGTTCCCGTCGCACGTCAAATTGCGCATTCCGCACGGCAAAACTGCGCACACGCTGGTGGTGAACGGCTGCGAATGCGAACCCTACCTCACCTGCGACCATCGGGTGATGCTGGAACAGCCACAGGATTTGCTGCAAGGCATCCGTTACGCGCTGCACATTACCGGAGCAAAACGCGCCATCGTAGGCATTGAAGACAACAAAGCCGATGCAGCCACCGCGATAAAAGCCGCCTTGAAACCCGACGACCCGATCACAGTGGAACTGGTGGAAACCAAGTACCCACAGGGCGCGGAAAAGATGCTGCTGAAATCGCTGCTGGGTGTGGAAGTTCCCGCTGGTGGTTTGCCCATCGACATCGGCATTGTGGTCAACAACGTCGGCACGCTGGCGCAACTCGGCAAACTGTTACCCAAAGGCGAAGGGCTGATTGAGCGCGTCGTCACTGTGACTGGTACGAATGTCGCCAAAGCAGGCAATTACCTGATGCCGATTGGCACACCGGTACGCTTCATCCTTGAACAACTCGGCATTACCGCCGACCACGAAAAAGTGATCCTCGGTGGGCCGATGATGGGAATGTCGCTGCCTTCACTGGATGTGCCGATCACCAAAGGCACGTCCGGTTTGCTGGTGTTTCAGGAGCGCACCTTTCTGGAAGGTGAAAACGATACCGCCGTGTTCCCCTGCATCAAGTGTTCGCGCTGTGTGGATGCCTGCCCGATGCACCTCAACCCGGCGCAAATGGGCTGGCTGGCGGGCAAACGCCACTACGCCGAGATGGAAAGCGATTTCCACCTCAACAGTTGCTTTGAATGCGGCTGTTGCAGCTTTGTATGCCCATCGAATATCCCGCTGGTGCAATATTTCCGCATTGCCAAAGCCGTCAACCGTGAACAGAAGGGGAAAGCATGA
- a CDS encoding 2-oxoacid:acceptor oxidoreductase family protein, whose translation MFGFKKTTPPSVKYPGTRMAMDGNAAVIMCEREASDAAGAYPITPSTQMGEYWAEEVAKGHVNNAGQPLIFVEPESEHAAAAVTAGMSMTGLRATNFSSAQGVAFMHESLYAAVGKRLPYVLNIGCRAITKASLNVHCGHDDYHCIDDTGFFQIFAKNAQEAADLNLIGRKIAELSLTPAAVAQDGFLTTHLIEPLQVPERELIAEFLGNPADMIDCPTPAQEMIYGPKRRRVPEVWSVDNPMVAGTVQNQDAYMQATAAQRPYFFDHIRDLSEKAMAEYASLTGRYYGRIAEYRCDDADYVILGQGSMIVQAEAVADYLRDTRKLKVGVINLTMYRPFPGDLISKALKGKKGCVVLERTDQPLAEDLPVMREVRASLTKSMENGFATRGELPYPLYASYKSGEAPALYSGCYGLGSRDLQPEGIIGAIENMLPNGKNQRFFYLGIDFYRNAASPRQEVYFNDLLTRYPQIKDLSVYGSENPNLMPKGSITVRMHSVGGWGAITTGKNLAMTLYDLLGFDIKANPKYGSEKKGQPTTYYLSAAPEPIRLSCEYHFVDVVLSPDPNVFLHSNPLHGLDKDGVFIIQSSLGSPAEVWAQIPRQAQKYIVDHGIRLYYIDGFKIAREEASNAELQFRMQGNAFQGAFFAASPLMARNNMTRDTLFDAIEKQLRDKFGGKGARVVEDNLKVVRRGFDEIIEITEKTVGLTPEAVRKQASSLPIMLKQLPEGDGRLSDIHRFWEQTGSFYLEGKGSGNLADPYMATGLMPVATGFYRDMTQIRFEYPEFKPENCTACGNCYSVCPDSAIPGLVNSISDVFNSAIMTIERGGNPTRFLRREVRTVEKKLRDLIEQNGEAANVNQLIDHAVLELLAESELEGKEKESLEREFSRLLATIGDFRFAITKPYYNTREKKQAGSGGLFSITINPYTCKGCMECIKVCDDQALVAAPQTESAVERMRKEWQFWLELPTTAPEFNRIDDLDEKVGALETLLLDKHNYHSMLSGDGACLGCGEKTSIHLFTATVTALLQPRVKAHLEKIDTLINQLETKVRMTLANNINLGDTAAFRAAIDGNKEHDLTLGILSHSLEADGPTQPLNQQWLKDITKLLDALRNLKWRYTEGQTKQGRAEMGIINATGCTSVWASTFPFNPYPFPWANHLFQDAPSMAMGIFEGHMAKMADGFKAIRKAELIIADKYDPVDHDSFLTYFNWKAFSDEEWRLCPPVVAVGGDGAMYDIGFQNLSRALMSGMPIKVLVLDTQVYSNTGGQACTSGFIGQVSDMAPYGKAWKGKTEIRKEMSLIGMAHRTSFVLQSSISNMTHMIEGFIDGLNSRRPALFNIYAVCQPEHGVADDAAEQQSKLAVESRAYPLFRFDPDAGETLKDCASIEGNPSIDTDWPTYTLEYTDEKGKTASMKVPMTFADFALTEGRFRKSFRKAPPETWNDNMVQLHDFIELDEDARDGLFPYIWAVDGKNRLMRVLVAQELVASTEERRGFWHQLKSLTGVDQVVDLDAIKLQAKAEVAQQLTATLMGMAAGSVPAGLLASGGNGALSPAGTAANAGSFEPVWVETPECTACDECININSAIFAYNDAKKAIVINPQGGSFKDIVKAAEKCTAGCLHPGTPPNPNEAGLDKLVARAAKYQ comes from the coding sequence ATGTTCGGATTCAAAAAAACTACCCCACCTAGCGTCAAGTACCCCGGCACACGCATGGCAATGGATGGCAACGCTGCCGTCATTATGTGCGAACGTGAAGCATCGGATGCAGCAGGTGCGTACCCCATTACCCCTTCCACTCAAATGGGCGAATACTGGGCGGAAGAAGTGGCGAAAGGTCACGTCAATAACGCCGGGCAACCGCTGATTTTCGTTGAGCCGGAATCCGAACACGCGGCGGCGGCGGTGACTGCGGGGATGTCCATGACCGGCTTGCGTGCCACCAACTTCTCCTCCGCACAAGGCGTGGCATTCATGCACGAATCCTTATATGCCGCTGTGGGTAAACGCCTGCCTTACGTGCTGAACATTGGTTGCCGCGCCATTACCAAAGCCAGCCTCAACGTGCATTGCGGGCATGATGACTACCACTGCATCGACGACACCGGTTTCTTCCAAATTTTCGCCAAGAATGCGCAAGAAGCGGCTGACTTGAACCTGATCGGGCGCAAGATTGCCGAACTCTCCCTCACGCCTGCGGCAGTGGCGCAAGACGGCTTCCTCACCACCCATTTGATCGAACCGCTGCAAGTGCCGGAACGCGAACTGATTGCGGAATTCCTCGGCAACCCTGCCGACATGATCGACTGCCCGACCCCAGCGCAAGAAATGATTTACGGCCCGAAACGCCGCCGCGTCCCCGAAGTGTGGAGCGTGGATAACCCGATGGTGGCGGGTACGGTGCAAAACCAGGACGCTTACATGCAAGCGACGGCGGCGCAACGCCCGTATTTCTTCGACCACATCCGCGACCTGTCCGAAAAAGCGATGGCGGAATACGCCAGCCTCACCGGGCGTTACTACGGGCGCATTGCCGAATACCGTTGCGATGACGCGGACTACGTAATCCTTGGGCAAGGCAGCATGATCGTGCAGGCGGAAGCGGTTGCCGATTACCTGCGTGATACCCGCAAGCTCAAAGTGGGCGTGATTAACCTCACCATGTACCGCCCCTTCCCCGGCGATTTGATCAGCAAGGCACTCAAAGGCAAGAAAGGCTGCGTGGTGCTGGAGCGTACCGACCAGCCGCTGGCAGAAGATTTACCCGTGATGCGTGAAGTCCGCGCCTCCCTCACCAAGAGCATGGAAAACGGTTTCGCTACCCGTGGTGAACTGCCTTACCCGCTGTATGCCAGCTACAAAAGCGGTGAAGCCCCAGCCCTGTACTCCGGCTGCTACGGCTTGGGTAGCCGCGACTTGCAACCGGAAGGCATTATCGGTGCTATCGAAAACATGCTGCCGAATGGCAAAAACCAGCGTTTCTTCTATCTGGGTATCGACTTCTACCGCAATGCCGCATCCCCGCGTCAGGAAGTCTATTTCAACGACCTGCTGACCCGTTACCCGCAAATCAAGGATTTGTCGGTGTATGGCAGCGAAAACCCCAACCTGATGCCGAAAGGTTCGATCACGGTGCGGATGCACTCGGTCGGCGGCTGGGGTGCGATCACCACCGGCAAAAACCTGGCGATGACCTTGTACGACCTGCTCGGTTTCGACATCAAAGCCAACCCCAAATACGGTTCGGAAAAGAAAGGTCAGCCGACCACCTACTACCTGTCTGCTGCCCCTGAGCCGATCCGTTTATCGTGCGAATACCATTTCGTTGACGTGGTGCTGTCACCCGACCCGAACGTGTTCCTGCACTCCAACCCATTGCACGGGCTGGACAAGGATGGTGTGTTCATTATCCAGAGCAGCCTCGGTTCACCGGCAGAAGTGTGGGCGCAAATTCCGCGTCAGGCACAGAAATACATCGTTGACCACGGCATCCGTCTGTACTACATCGACGGCTTCAAGATTGCCCGCGAAGAAGCTTCCAACGCTGAACTGCAATTCCGTATGCAGGGTAACGCTTTCCAGGGCGCATTCTTCGCTGCTTCCCCGTTGATGGCGCGGAACAATATGACCCGCGACACCCTGTTTGATGCCATTGAAAAACAATTACGCGACAAGTTCGGCGGCAAAGGCGCACGAGTCGTTGAAGACAACCTCAAAGTGGTACGCCGTGGTTTCGATGAAATCATTGAAATCACCGAAAAAACCGTCGGTTTGACCCCGGAAGCGGTGCGCAAGCAAGCCAGTTCCTTGCCCATCATGCTGAAACAGTTGCCAGAAGGCGACGGACGCTTGTCCGACATCCACCGTTTCTGGGAACAAACCGGCAGCTTCTACCTCGAAGGCAAAGGCAGCGGCAACCTCGCCGACCCGTACATGGCAACCGGCTTGATGCCAGTGGCAACGGGTTTCTACCGCGACATGACCCAAATCCGTTTTGAATACCCCGAATTCAAGCCAGAAAACTGTACCGCTTGCGGCAACTGCTACAGCGTGTGCCCGGATAGCGCAATTCCCGGTCTGGTCAATTCCATCAGCGACGTATTTAACTCCGCCATCATGACCATCGAACGCGGCGGCAACCCGACCCGTTTCCTGCGCCGTGAAGTGCGCACTGTTGAGAAAAAGCTGCGCGACCTGATTGAGCAAAACGGCGAAGCCGCCAACGTCAACCAGCTCATCGACCACGCGGTGCTGGAACTGCTGGCTGAATCTGAACTGGAAGGCAAAGAAAAGGAAAGTCTGGAACGCGAATTCAGCCGCCTGCTCGCCACCATCGGCGACTTCCGCTTTGCCATTACCAAGCCTTACTACAACACCCGCGAGAAAAAGCAGGCAGGCAGCGGCGGGCTGTTCTCCATCACCATCAACCCTTACACCTGTAAAGGCTGTATGGAATGTATCAAGGTCTGTGACGACCAAGCCTTGGTTGCTGCCCCACAAACCGAATCAGCTGTCGAACGGATGCGCAAGGAATGGCAATTCTGGCTGGAATTGCCCACCACCGCGCCTGAATTCAACCGTATCGACGATCTGGATGAAAAGGTTGGCGCACTCGAAACCCTGCTGCTCGACAAGCACAACTACCATTCCATGCTCTCCGGTGACGGCGCGTGTCTGGGGTGCGGCGAAAAGACCAGTATCCACCTGTTCACCGCCACCGTGACTGCCCTGCTGCAACCGCGTGTCAAAGCCCATCTGGAAAAGATCGACACGCTGATCAACCAGCTCGAAACCAAGGTGCGCATGACCTTGGCGAACAATATCAACCTTGGCGACACGGCTGCCTTCCGCGCCGCTATCGACGGCAACAAGGAACACGACCTGACGCTGGGTATCCTCTCCCATTCACTGGAAGCAGATGGCCCGACCCAGCCACTCAACCAGCAATGGTTGAAAGACATTACCAAGCTGCTGGACGCGCTGCGCAACCTGAAATGGCGTTACACCGAAGGCCAGACCAAGCAAGGCCGCGCCGAAATGGGCATCATCAACGCCACGGGCTGTACCTCGGTGTGGGCATCCACCTTCCCGTTCAATCCGTATCCGTTCCCGTGGGCAAACCATTTGTTCCAGGACGCGCCGTCGATGGCGATGGGTATCTTTGAAGGCCACATGGCGAAAATGGCGGACGGTTTCAAAGCCATCCGTAAAGCCGAGCTGATCATTGCCGACAAGTACGATCCGGTTGACCATGATAGCTTCCTCACCTATTTCAACTGGAAAGCCTTCAGTGATGAGGAATGGCGTTTGTGCCCGCCAGTGGTGGCGGTCGGTGGTGATGGTGCAATGTACGACATCGGCTTCCAGAACCTATCCCGCGCCTTGATGTCAGGAATGCCGATCAAGGTGCTGGTGTTGGATACGCAAGTGTATTCCAACACGGGCGGGCAAGCGTGTACCTCCGGCTTTATCGGGCAGGTTTCCGACATGGCTCCGTATGGCAAGGCGTGGAAAGGCAAGACCGAAATCCGCAAGGAAATGAGCCTGATCGGGATGGCGCATCGCACGTCCTTTGTGCTGCAAAGCTCCATTTCCAACATGACCCACATGATCGAAGGCTTTATCGACGGTTTGAACAGCCGCCGTCCAGCCCTGTTCAATATCTACGCGGTGTGCCAACCCGAACACGGTGTGGCGGATGACGCTGCCGAACAGCAAAGCAAGCTGGCGGTCGAATCGCGTGCATACCCCTTGTTCCGCTTCGACCCGGATGCAGGCGAAACCCTGAAAGACTGCGCCAGCATCGAAGGCAACCCGTCCATCGACACCGATTGGCCAACTTACACGCTGGAATACACCGACGAAAAAGGCAAAACCGCCAGCATGAAAGTGCCGATGACCTTTGCCGATTTCGCCCTGACCGAAGGCCGTTTCCGCAAAAGCTTCCGCAAAGCCCCACCGGAAACCTGGAACGACAATATGGTGCAGTTGCACGACTTCATCGAACTGGATGAAGACGCACGCGACGGCCTGTTCCCGTACATCTGGGCAGTCGATGGCAAAAACCGCCTGATGCGGGTGTTGGTTGCGCAAGAACTGGTGGCTTCCACCGAAGAACGCCGTGGTTTCTGGCATCAGCTCAAGTCACTGACTGGGGTTGATCAGGTTGTGGATCTGGATGCGATCAAACTGCAAGCCAAAGCCGAAGTCGCACAACAGCTCACCGCTACCCTGATGGGCATGGCTGCGGGTAGTGTTCCAGCGGGTTTGCTGGCAAGCGGTGGCAACGGCGCATTGTCTCCAGCGGGTACAGCGGCTAACGCGGGCAGTTTCGAGCCAGTGTGGGTGGAAACACCGGAATGTACCGCCTGTGACGAGTGCATCAATATCAACTCGGCTATCTTTGCGTACAACGATGCCAAGAAAGCCATTGTGATCAACCCACAAGGCGGCTCGTTCAAGGACATCGTGAAAGCGGCAGAGAAATGCACGGCAGGTTGCCTGCACCCTGGGACTCCGCCCAACCCGAACGAAGCTGGCTTGGACAAGCTGGTGGCGCGGGCAGCGAAATACCAATAA
- a CDS encoding (Fe-S)-binding protein: MIDASILSADTVVALGYMLALGVSLAVILAIANRFLFVYEDPRIDEVDSALPHANCGACGEAGCRIFAEKLIAGEVKPGQCTVNAPANNVAIAEFLGVDLGDQEKRVARLACAGGNHVAHSRAVYSGLHSCRGAAMVGGGGKTCTWGCLGMADCADVCEFGAISMDKNGLPVVDADKCTACGDCVDVCPKKLFELHPVSHQLWVACKNLHHGEEAEAECEVACNACERCVNDSPEGLITIRDNLATIDYSKNSLASKVSIQRCPTGAIVWLSKQGNIVKGHKAKPVIRKQALPVSRA, from the coding sequence GTGATTGACGCCAGTATTCTCTCCGCAGACACCGTAGTTGCCCTAGGTTACATGCTGGCCTTGGGGGTTTCTCTCGCCGTTATTCTGGCTATCGCTAACCGTTTCCTGTTTGTCTACGAAGACCCGCGCATCGACGAAGTGGATTCCGCCCTGCCCCATGCCAATTGTGGTGCATGTGGTGAAGCCGGTTGCCGCATTTTCGCCGAAAAGCTGATTGCGGGCGAAGTCAAACCGGGTCAATGCACCGTTAACGCGCCCGCCAACAATGTTGCCATTGCCGAATTTCTCGGCGTGGATTTGGGTGATCAGGAAAAGCGCGTGGCACGGCTGGCGTGCGCCGGTGGCAATCACGTTGCCCATTCCCGCGCCGTGTATTCCGGGCTGCATTCCTGCCGGGGCGCGGCAATGGTCGGCGGCGGCGGCAAAACCTGTACGTGGGGCTGCCTGGGCATGGCGGATTGTGCCGATGTCTGCGAATTCGGCGCGATTTCAATGGATAAAAACGGCCTGCCGGTGGTCGATGCCGACAAATGCACCGCCTGTGGCGATTGCGTCGATGTTTGCCCGAAAAAGCTATTTGAACTGCACCCCGTCAGCCACCAATTGTGGGTGGCTTGCAAAAATCTCCATCACGGCGAGGAGGCGGAAGCCGAATGCGAAGTGGCTTGCAATGCTTGTGAGCGTTGCGTGAACGACTCCCCAGAGGGATTAATAACGATCAGGGATAACCTGGCAACCATTGATTACAGCAAGAATTCCCTGGCTTCCAAAGTCAGCATCCAGCGGTGTCCTACCGGTGCCATCGTCTGGTTGAGCAAACAAGGGAACATCGTCAAAGGCCATAAGGCAAAACCTGTCATCAGAAAACAGGCATTGCCGGTTAGCCGTGCATAA
- a CDS encoding NAD(P)/FAD-dependent oxidoreductase, whose protein sequence is MHVHIAEGEGLHRIVIVGGGAGGLELATLLGKTLGKQQRAHITLVDKNRTHIWKPMLHEIASGSMDYTLHEIDYLAQARWHHFRYRIGAMTGVDRSQRLVFIDAHTDEDGITVTPPRSLPYDTLVVAIGSRTHDFNIPGVAEHAIQLDTAEQAERFHRKLVNAFIRANAQAAPLQPGQLQVAIIGAGATGVELAAELHKSVRTLVDYGLERLDADRDVNLNLIEAAPRILPALPERIADEAMRILQKLEINVRTDARVAGVKADGVELASGEFIPAELVVWAAGIRSFVCLQNMDNLAINNINQLLVKPTLQTTLDDNVFAFGDCAAAPWLGKAPGTLIPPRAQAAHQQALHLAKQLRNRVEGKPLQDFHYQDFGSLISLGENWAAGGLMGNLSKGTLFVEGYIARFMYNMLYKKHQLGLHGFWKVALDTVSGFIRRKTTPRIKLH, encoded by the coding sequence ATGCACGTGCATATCGCAGAAGGTGAAGGCTTACACCGCATAGTCATTGTGGGTGGCGGCGCTGGCGGGCTGGAACTGGCAACCTTGTTAGGCAAAACCTTGGGCAAGCAACAACGCGCCCACATTACCTTGGTGGATAAAAACCGTACCCATATTTGGAAACCGATGCTGCACGAAATCGCCTCCGGCAGCATGGATTACACCTTGCACGAAATCGACTACCTCGCCCAAGCACGCTGGCATCACTTCCGCTACCGCATTGGGGCAATGACCGGCGTTGACCGCAGCCAACGTCTGGTGTTTATCGACGCGCATACTGACGAAGACGGCATAACCGTGACCCCACCGCGCAGCTTACCTTACGACACCTTGGTGGTGGCGATTGGCAGTCGTACCCACGATTTCAATATCCCCGGTGTGGCGGAACACGCGATTCAACTGGATACCGCTGAACAGGCAGAACGCTTTCACCGCAAACTGGTGAATGCCTTCATCCGCGCCAATGCGCAAGCCGCGCCGCTGCAACCGGGGCAGTTACAAGTTGCCATTATTGGTGCGGGAGCAACCGGCGTGGAATTGGCAGCCGAATTGCATAAAAGCGTGCGTACACTCGTCGATTACGGTCTGGAACGCTTGGATGCTGACCGCGATGTCAATCTCAACCTGATCGAAGCCGCACCACGCATCCTGCCTGCCTTGCCTGAACGCATTGCTGACGAAGCCATGCGTATCCTCCAGAAACTGGAGATTAATGTGCGCACCGATGCCCGCGTCGCTGGGGTCAAAGCGGATGGCGTGGAACTGGCATCCGGCGAATTCATTCCCGCCGAATTGGTGGTATGGGCTGCGGGTATCCGCTCCTTTGTTTGCCTGCAAAACATGGATAATCTCGCCATCAACAATATCAACCAATTGCTGGTCAAACCCACCCTGCAAACCACACTGGATGATAATGTGTTTGCCTTTGGTGACTGTGCAGCAGCACCTTGGCTAGGCAAAGCGCCCGGCACGTTAATTCCCCCACGCGCCCAAGCCGCCCACCAGCAAGCCCTGCACCTTGCCAAGCAATTACGCAACCGTGTGGAAGGCAAACCGCTGCAAGATTTCCACTACCAAGACTTTGGCTCACTGATTTCCTTGGGAGAAAACTGGGCAGCAGGAGGCTTGATGGGGAACCTTTCCAAAGGCACATTGTTTGTGGAAGGCTATATTGCCCGCTTTATGTACAACATGCTCTACAAAAAGCACCAACTCGGCTTGCATGGCTTTTGGAAAGTGGCACTCGATACCGTGTCGGGTTTTATCCGCCGCAAAACAACCCCGCGTATCAAGTTGCACTGA
- a CDS encoding alpha/beta fold hydrolase yields MKLPVTHGHVLHYAEFGNPTGIPLLFVHGGPGSACHPAQAQWLYPQGFRIIQLDQRGCGQSTPQGGLLGNHPVNLLLDMEALRQHLGITRWVIYGGSWGATLALEYAKQYPAQVSALLLRGAFLARQDDWEWFSLSHGVAQQFPAAYHALLHTLKPTAGENPLNSLYRHIHNPRIRPEQAYRYALAWDAWECAVMGLPAPVFNPDASTWQPRINSTRIYSHYCYQQFFLPAQGVMQGLEALRTLPVMLVHGLHDYVCRYASAVLLAQHLPNSQLISVDAGHGMHEPRLQQALLQAAIALHGNLLPTQRR; encoded by the coding sequence ATGAAATTGCCGGTCACGCACGGTCATGTGCTGCATTACGCCGAGTTCGGCAATCCGACGGGAATTCCACTGTTGTTTGTGCATGGCGGCCCCGGTTCGGCGTGCCATCCGGCACAGGCACAATGGTTGTATCCGCAAGGTTTCCGCATTATCCAACTAGACCAGCGCGGTTGTGGGCAATCGACCCCGCAAGGTGGTTTGCTGGGGAATCACCCTGTCAATTTGCTGCTGGACATGGAAGCCCTGCGCCAACATTTGGGGATTACGCGCTGGGTGATTTACGGCGGTTCATGGGGGGCAACACTGGCATTGGAATACGCCAAGCAATATCCCGCGCAAGTCAGTGCGTTGCTATTGCGTGGGGCATTTTTGGCACGTCAGGACGACTGGGAATGGTTTAGTTTGTCGCACGGGGTTGCGCAACAGTTTCCCGCCGCGTATCACGCCTTATTGCACACGTTGAAACCCACTGCGGGTGAAAATCCGCTGAATAGCCTGTACCGGCATATTCACAATCCGCGCATACGCCCGGAACAGGCATACCGTTACGCACTGGCATGGGATGCGTGGGAATGCGCGGTCATGGGGTTGCCTGCCCCCGTGTTTAACCCTGATGCCAGCACTTGGCAGCCGCGCATCAACAGCACCCGCATTTACAGCCATTACTGTTACCAGCAATTTTTCTTGCCCGCGCAAGGGGTGATGCAGGGACTGGAAGCCTTGCGTACCCTGCCAGTAATGCTGGTGCATGGTCTGCACGATTATGTATGCCGCTATGCCAGCGCGGTGTTACTGGCGCAACACTTGCCCAACAGCCAATTGATTTCGGTCGATGCTGGGCATGGGATGCACGAACCCCGCTTGCAACAGGCATTGCTGCAAGCAGCTATCGCCTTGCACGGCAACCTTTTGCCAACCCAACGCCGTTAA